A genomic segment from Ochotona princeps isolate mOchPri1 chromosome 11, mOchPri1.hap1, whole genome shotgun sequence encodes:
- the LOC101526945 gene encoding large ribosomal subunit protein uL29-like yields MAKIKARDLRGNKKEELLKQLDDLKVELSQLRVAKVTGGTASKLSKIRVVRKSIARVLTVINQTQKENLRKFYKGKKYKPLDLRPKKTRAMRRRLNKHEENLKTKKQQRKERLYPLRKYAVKA; encoded by the coding sequence ATGGCCAAGATCAAGGCTCGGGACCTCCGCGGCAACAAGAAGGAGGAGCTGCTGAAGCAGCTGGACGACCTCAAAGTGGAGCTGTCGCAGCTGCGCGTCGCCAAGGTCACCGGCGGCACGGCGTCCAAGCTGTCCAAGATCCGCGTTGTCCGCAAATCCATCGCCCGGGTGCTCACGGTCATCaaccagacccagaaagaaaacCTCAGGAAGTTCTACAAGGGCAAGAAGTACAAGCCTCTGGACCTGCGGCCCAAGAAGACGCGCGCCATGCGCCGCCGCCTCAACAAGCACGAGGAGAACCTCAAGACCAAGAAGCAGCAGCGGAAAGAGCGGCTGTACCCGCTGCGCAAGTACGCGGTCAAGGCCTGA